DNA from bacterium:
CAGCACGATCGTCCTCCCTGTCACCGCGCCGGGCCACATCGCGCGGCCAGCCGTATCGTACCACACGACGGCGTTCGTGCGCCGGGCCAGCGCGACCCCGTGGAGGAGGCCGCGACGAGACCGGCATCGAACTCGCCCCGTAGGGGTGTGCCGAAACGGTTGGCCGGGACGCGGGCGAGCGCGTCATCTTCTCGGCGACCGTTGCGTGGCGCACAAGTGCTGATCATGGGGGTGCACGATGTCGTACCTGATCAAATCCCGCCGCCGCGGCCCGGGGTACACGCGGCTGGCCGCTCCTGGGACCGCCGGGTTGCGCCACATGGAGTTCGGCGTGGTTGAGTTGACCGGCGGCGCCGCGCACGAGATCGTCACCGGTGATCGTGAAGCGGTGGTGTACGTGCTCTCGGGCGCCGGTACCGTCACGGCAGGGGGCCGCGCGGACGCGATGCGCCTCGGGCCTCGTCGGAGCGTGTTCACCGATCCTCCGTCGGCGGCCTTCCTGCCGCCCGGGACGTCCGCCACGCTCGCCGCCGCGGACGGCGGGTTCGTCGGGGCGGTCGTGTACGCATCGAGCGCCTCCCGCGCGCCCGCGCTGGTGGTCGGCCCGGGCGACGTCGAGCGCCGCACCGCGGGGGCCGCGAACTGGGAGCGCGCGGTCTACAACGTGGTCGACGCGGCGCGCGGCGCGCAGCGGTTGATGGTCGGCGAGACGATCAACCCGCCTGGGAACTGGTCGAGCTATCCGCCGCACAAGCACGACACCCGCTCGGCGTCGGGCGAACTGCCGATGGAGGAGGTCTACTTCTACTTGGCGCGCCCCGACGGCGGATTCGGGCTGCAGATGCTCTACACGGCACCGGGGACCCCCGATCCGATCGACGAGGTCTACCGCGTGGAGAGCGGCGACCTGCTGGTGATCCCGCGGGGGTACCACCCGGTCGTCGCCGCAGCCGGGTACGACCTGTTCTACCTCTGGGCGATGGCGGGGGATGAGTCGAAGTACGGTGCCTGGAGCGACGATCCCGCGCACGCGTGGGTGCGCGACAAGGAGCGGGACATCGCGCGCCGCTGAGGGATTCCGCGCGCGGTGGGCGTAATGCCGGGGCGGGACTCGCGGCGGTCTCGGGCTCTGCTCGCTACGTACGTCGGTAGAACCACCGCTCGAGATCCTGGGCGCGCACCCGCACCATCGTGGGGCGTCCGTGGAAGCACGAGAACGGGTCGCGCGTACGCGCGAGGTCGTGGAGGAGGGCGGCCATCGCCGCCGGATCCAGCCGGTCTCCGGCACGGATCGCGGTGTGGCACGCCGTGGCGATCGCGAGGCGCTCCTCCAGGTCGCGCCCGGCGTGGGGCCCCGGTTCGCCGCGCAGGTCGTGGAGGCACGCGCGCAGTAGCACATCGGGTGCGCGCGCGGCGGCGATCGCCGGCACGGCGGTGAGCCGAACCGCCGACGGGCCGAACGGCTCGAGCTCGAACCCCAATGCGCGCAGGGCCGCGTCGAGCTCGTGGTGGACGGCCATCTCGGCCCGGCTCAACTCGAGCACCACCGGTACGACCAACCCCTGCGCGCGCACGCCCGCGGCGTCGCGCTGATCGAGGAGACGCTCGTACAGCACGCGCTCGTGCGCCGCGTGCTGGTCGATCAGGACGAGATCGCCGTCCGCCTGCCCGACGAGGTACGTGAGCGCGAGTTGTCCGATCAGGCGGATCTCGGGCCACGCCTCGACGCCCGACGCGGGCGCCCACGGAGTCTCTGGTTCGAAGAGGCTGGCACGCTCCCCCGTGACAGGGAGCGCGCCGAGATCCGCGGCGGCCGCACCGGCGGCGAACCGGGGCGTGTCGCCGCGCACGTCGCTCGGGGCGCCTCCGTGATCTGGCCCGACGACGTGCAGCAGCGACGTCTCGTGCAGCGCGCGGCGGATTTCGCGCACGACGTCGTCGAAGATCTCGGCGTCGCGCGTGAATCGCACCTCCGCCTTGCGAGGATGGACGTTGACGTCCACCTCGTCCGGAGCGATGCGCAGGTTGAGCACGGCCATCGGATACCGGTCGTCGGGGATCAGGGTATGGAACGCGGTGGCGAGCGCGCGCGCGAGCAGGGGGCTCCGGATCGGTCGGCCGTTCACGAGAAACCACTGGTGCGTGCGTCTGCGCTGCGCGACCTGCGGGGTGCCGATCACCCCGCTCAGGCGCACCGCCCGGCCCGAACCGTTCACCTCCAGCGTGTGCGGCGCAAGCTGCGGCCCCAGCAGCCGGCGTGCGCGTGCGGCGAACGGCTCGGCCGGCGCCCACAACAGCTCGCGTCCGCCGTCCACCAGCCTGAGCGACACGTCCGGGGCGGCGAGGGCGAGCGCCTCCACGGTCTCCACGATCACCGCGGTCTCGCGCGCGGGGGAGCGCAGAAACTCCTTGCGCGCGGGCGTGTTGAAGTAGAGGTCCTCGACGGTGACCGTGGTGCCCTGTCCGCCGGCGGCCGGTATCACGTCGGTGCGAGCGCCACCGGTCACGGCGATCCGGGCGGCCGCGTCGTCCCCGCGGACCCGGGTGACCACGGCGACCCTGGCGACCGCGGCGATGCTCGGCAGCGCTTCGCCTCGGAATCCGTACGTGCGGATCTGCGTCAGATCTTCGGCGGAACGGATCTTGCTCGTTGCAAACCGTTCGAAGGCGGTCGCGAGCTCATCTGCGGGAATCCCCTCGCCGTCGTCGCCGACGCGGATCAATCGGCGGCCCGCGTCCTCGATCTCGATCGTGATCCGGTGCGCTCCCGCGTCCAGGCTGTTCTCGACGAGCTCCTTGACGACCGACGCCGGCCGTTCGACGACCTCTCCCGCCGCGATGCGTTCGGCGGCGGTGCGGGGCAGTACCGTGATCGAGGCGCGGGGCGGGCGCGCGCTCACGACGCGCCGGTGCGCGGCGCGCCCGGTCCGGGGAACGGTACCACCGTGCCTCCGGGGGCGTCGCCGCGGGGCGGGTTCGCATCCGCGGCGGCCCCCGGCACGTCGAGCATCGCGCGCAACTTGGAGAGGAAATTGAGGGCGTCGAGCGGCGTCATCGTCGCGAGGTCCGCCGCGCGCACCGCCTCCTCGACCGGGGACGGGAGCGCCAGCGCCAGTTGTTGGCCCCGCGATGGGCCGCGGCGTCCACGCACCGGCCGGGCGCCCGCGGCGGCGCGCTCCAACCCCGCGAGAACCTCGCGGGCCCGCCGGATCACGGGCTCCGGGACCCCGGCGAGGCGTGCGACGTGGATCCCGTACG
Protein-coding regions in this window:
- the iolB gene encoding 5-deoxy-glucuronate isomerase; amino-acid sequence: MSYLIKSRRRGPGYTRLAAPGTAGLRHMEFGVVELTGGAAHEIVTGDREAVVYVLSGAGTVTAGGRADAMRLGPRRSVFTDPPSAAFLPPGTSATLAAADGGFVGAVVYASSASRAPALVVGPGDVERRTAGAANWERAVYNVVDAARGAQRLMVGETINPPGNWSSYPPHKHDTRSASGELPMEEVYFYLARPDGGFGLQMLYTAPGTPDPIDEVYRVESGDLLVIPRGYHPVVAAAGYDLFYLWAMAGDESKYGAWSDDPAHAWVRDKERDIARR
- the mutL gene encoding DNA mismatch repair endonuclease MutL, with protein sequence MSARPPRASITVLPRTAAERIAAGEVVERPASVVKELVENSLDAGAHRITIEIEDAGRRLIRVGDDGEGIPADELATAFERFATSKIRSAEDLTQIRTYGFRGEALPSIAAVARVAVVTRVRGDDAAARIAVTGGARTDVIPAAGGQGTTVTVEDLYFNTPARKEFLRSPARETAVIVETVEALALAAPDVSLRLVDGGRELLWAPAEPFAARARRLLGPQLAPHTLEVNGSGRAVRLSGVIGTPQVAQRRRTHQWFLVNGRPIRSPLLARALATAFHTLIPDDRYPMAVLNLRIAPDEVDVNVHPRKAEVRFTRDAEIFDDVVREIRRALHETSLLHVVGPDHGGAPSDVRGDTPRFAAGAAAADLGALPVTGERASLFEPETPWAPASGVEAWPEIRLIGQLALTYLVGQADGDLVLIDQHAAHERVLYERLLDQRDAAGVRAQGLVVPVVLELSRAEMAVHHELDAALRALGFELEPFGPSAVRLTAVPAIAAARAPDVLLRACLHDLRGEPGPHAGRDLEERLAIATACHTAIRAGDRLDPAAMAALLHDLARTRDPFSCFHGRPTMVRVRAQDLERWFYRRT